The DNA region cagttattatttttaaattacttttacTATAATAAATAACACCATTACCGACGCTAAAAATGGCATTTATAGAGCGCCACAACAAGAAGAGCATAAACTTATCGACGATTTATATACGCCGGTAAAAGTAAATAATGCGTCGCAATTATAGTTtttcaataatcaaatataaaaataggcaaaaataaatagatatacTAAAGTTGACGTGagaataaacttttaaaatcatatatgaATTCTAATAGACtcaatttcaacaaaaatataagaACATTTACATCTTACTTATCTTATAATGTGAAGTGATCTAGGAAGATTAAACAATTTCTaagtttttcttaaaatataaaataagttaagatataatgtaaaataatcgaactttttcaaaagaaaaaaaatcttttattttctttcaaaaatggGGTGAGATTGCCTTGATGAAATGTTACACATGTAATATCTATAATATTCTAAAGCTTTAGTAGCTttgtttaattaactttttccAAAAAACCATCTATATTCGTTAGCTTATCTTTCACAACTTGTAAGATAACTCATAGTTAAATTCTATTATTCTCAAATTTGAGTcggttgaattttttaatagattCGTGAagattttcatttctttctgtAGGAGAGAAATGAAAGATTTGAAGACGaagatatttttgttataatgtTTCAGCATACATGATTGGTAGAGTTTGACGTGTTTCactgttttaaaaataatttcgacAATTGGTTTTTGCATGCATATCCTGTAAACAAATTGTAATTGTACATTTTAGAAAAAGGAAACAAATCAAACAGTTCTACATGACAAGCTTGAAGATTTTgttattgataataataattaatactcaatctaaataatattctcttagcaaaaataaatctaaataatatttaatatatatattcgattttaaaaagaaagattTTATTGTATACATTATAAtatgtgaaatatatattttcagaattatgtaaatgtttatgaaatgtagtttatatataatttaagggCTTTTTAATCCATACTGATTCTGATTTGACTCAGAATTCGGTCAAGGCAATGTGAATTATGTCAtgtttgacattttaattagtttaaatattataaataagaagcAACTTAGAatcaaccatttttttttttatactttttattttagaaaattatcaTCACCAATATTCACTGccttgaattataatttaaatcgtTTTCAATTAAATGTAAATTCAACATTAAACGTTTACTAATTGTTAATCAAATTTCTATATTTGTTTCACAAATCAGAAAATAAGTTTCAATTTGTAAATTTGGGGGTATTAGTAACtatagtaaaatttaaattaaactgaTAGAAGAAATTCACACAATATGAGTatctttgaaaatatttatttttcctctCCCAAAATACAATATAAAGAAGAAAGGATTGAGAAATACTTTTTCActttattaaaactaattagtgttataatttaatttgtttaaatatcaGTAGTTAGATCGATTAATTTAAAGTTATCAACACTCacatattgtattttttttatatccccgaatttatatttcaaactaATAATCAATTATAGATCGcttcttaataataattcttattGACATGATTATTTATAAGTGTTTATCTTCAAACGCCAAGATCATTCACAACGCTGAATTGTTTTCTCAAAGTTTTAACTAAAGCGCAAACGACAAAAgattctttcatgtttttttaaccGAATCTCACCATTAACAATTTAagtaattaacaaaaaaaataaataataataatccaaatgaataaaatcaaaattgttattGCAATTATACAATACAAGAACAaaacctaaaataaatatttttcatgtctagaaaataaaataaaataattaaaaaatattaatattttaatttatatatttgtggGTAGGgagagaataataataataataatttatattattattatttttattacaatgttaattatggaattttcCCTAACGGACGATATAAACGGTCGTTAACTCAAAATGTTAAACCTAAAGGTCAAGCCTTTAGCCCATGACTTTGTCATCATCGCCTCGACCTCGTCTCCTCACTATAAATACCGCCGCTCCGCAATGAACGCAGATTTTCCCCCCTCCCATTTCCTTtctttattatacattttacaacagcagcagcagcagccatTTTCAGAGACTCCATTTCGGCTGACGCCGATCAAAAGATCTAATCTTTATCACGGTACCCATTCTCTCTcgatatctatctatctatctatcttaaGTTATTATGAAATTGACCCAGATCCTTGAATGTTTAGTTTACCCTTTTTGATTTAAGATTTCAATTGAAAATCGATTCGATCAGTAGATTAGATTAGTAGATTTTGATTGTATTAACTCTAATTCTGAATGAAACGAAGATGCCAATCGCTTTGTGCGGCGGAGGCGGAGGCGGAGGCGGCGATCTGGATGTTGATGATAAGGATTCGGAGGCTTTTGTAGAGTTGGATCCAACAGGTAGATATGGGAGGTATGATGAATTGCTTGGTTTAGGTGCTGTGAAGAAGGTTTACAGAGCGTTTGATCAGGAAGAAGGAATTGAGGTTGCTTGGAACCAAGTTAAATTGGGTCATTTCAGTCGTGATCAACCCACCATTGATAGGTTATATTCAGAGGTAGTTCTATTGAGGAATTTAAAGCATGATAACATCATTACTCTTTACAATGTATGGAAGGATATGAGCAAAAACACTTTCAATTTCATTACTGAAATTTGTACCTCTGGAAATCTAAGGGAATACAGGAAGAAACATAAGCATGTTTCTTTAAAAGCTTTGAAGAAATGGTCTAAACAGATCCTTAAGGGTTTGAACTATTTGCATTCGGATGAGCCATGCATTATTCATAGAGATATTAACTGCAGCAATATCTTCATCAATGGAAACATAGGCCAAGTAAGCTCTCTCGAAAAAGTttaagttatttgagatttatcGCAGTGTATTTAGAAgacatttttgtttttgtttatgtttatgaGTAGGTTAAAATAGGGGATTTAGGTTTGGCTGCTATTGTCGACGAAAGCCATCGCGCTCACACTTTGTTGGGGACGCCTGAATTCATGGCTCCTGAGTTGTACGACGAGAGTTATAATGAATTGGTGGACATTTATTCGTTTGGAATGTGTGTGCTTGAAATGGTGACACTTGAAGTGCCTTATAGCGAGTGTGATAGCATTGCCAAGATATATAAGAAGGTCACCTCTGGAGTGAGACCTCGAGCTATGGACAAGGTTTGGGACTCGGAGGCCAAGGCTTTCATAGAAAGGTGTCTTGCACAGCCGATGGTGAGACCTTCGGCTGCTGATCTCCTCAAAGATTCTTTCTTTGACGAGATTCGAAGcgacgatgatgatgacgacgacaACTAAATGCAAATAGACTATTTATTGAGAGAAGTAATTGAATTGTAAACTTTGTTTATTACTTTATTCTCTCATTTTTTGCTTGGCATTGAATTTTGCTACTTAGGGGTTGAATTGTGGATTtgctttcttttttcttttctttttaggGAATGTTTGAAGGTTTTAATCATAGATTGTTGTGACATAATTTTGGttgaaatgttttattaataatttgtattattgatTGAAAGAATCAATATGTATTATTCACATATGAAACAAACAACCTAGGGAGGCTATTCTCATATGTGGGGCTATTTGTTTGGtcagatttatttattatattttgtaaaatttattattatgaattaacgTCAAAGAAATTTTTGGgttgttaaatattaatttaattgggaAATGTGAAGTCAAAAAGCAATGCCAATTAGGGAGAGAACAGATAGGATTGTGCTGTTGATAGTTGTGCTTTTGACCGTTTGAATCAACGTGGCCGTTGTCGATGATTCCCATGAAACATCCCACACGAGgactgaaatatatatataaaaaattatttacatatatattttaaacaaaaaatgatataataattaactatttgGTACAAAATCTAGTCAATAAAAATgtacattaaatttaaaattcatagATCTTCTAACTTAAAGATGGATTGAGAATTCaagattattttctttaaaaatccaagaaaataattctactcatttattttgataaataaaaaatgtattcatATATGTCTCCTTTAAAAAGTgaaatagagttttattttctcatattggaataaaatgatatatatatatatatatatatatatatatatatatatatatatatgtttgatatttcaatttttttaaaaatattttttattaaaaaaatatgattttgtttgaattaaataattaaagcaatattagtatttaaaaatattttaataatacaaatatatattatgttttattttaaaattgatttttttttttagaaaattcaaaatgtaaatatggaattaaaatattagaatatgTTAACGTGGAGAACAAGTGTCCTATGAATGTCAGCACACAAAAACGTGTTGATAAAATTGTCTGACAAACACTGTATCAATTGTGGATTGTGGACAGAATCTTCTGACATGGTATCTGAGATCAGTGACAAGACATCGTATTAATGTtatctcttttatattttttattttaacataagtttatatatattttataaataaaatactatttttataattaatggaagaagaaatatagatgGGTAACGGCATGTCAAATTCGTGTCAAACTAAACATGTTCCCACGGTAGGGTTATTGTGTCACCGTGAGTTTTTGTCCCGGTCCACTTTATATTGTTGGGCAGCTTCtcgatataatatatttattattttaatttgttattttttaaaataattatttaatatattttaaatttatattaaaaaccaatttcaaatttttttcttttaattgaatttttgtatataatatacCCATAAATATTTGTGCCTCCGATTCTATAAATTGTGTCATCGTCGTGACGATATCGTGGTGTACTGACTCGTGtcgatatataaaaaataacaatgatATTCACACATAATATAAGACAGTaacatacatattttaataataaattatatttataaaaaaataaaaatatatatattaattttaatattgtattaaaacaaatttgacTTCAAAGCctattgattaagttctttatttTCCAACATTTAACTAAACTTCTTACTTTATTTAAACTATTCTCACATAATTACATagtttttaatatacataataaaatagaaaattgagATGAAACAAATTACATTACTTTAAAACTTttcacaatttataatttaaaataattttactttttaaatttttattatatactcatacttttaattatttaaattatggaACGTAATAACTCAATTATTAGTTGTCATCTATCAAGATTATTTAAacatctttataatttatttaaataatctttaatgtattaagattaaaaaacttaaattatttgataaaaaaattaaatgtaattaatatatattaactcaATTATTAGTCGTCATCTATCAAGATTATTTAAacatctttataatttatttaaataatctttaatgtattaagattaaaaaacttaaattatttgataaaaaaattaaatgtaattaatatatattatttgtaaataaatatttttaagaaaatattttgattaataatttaattaatataattgaggAAGGTTATGTGAAAAAAAACAGTGAATTTAATGATTATTCATACAAACCCAAATTGAGCTTTGGTTGGAGGAATGAGATTGAagtttacataattatttagaattgacattatatatttttaaaaactatataattataatttaattctaatttttattccaatttttatgtatgaaaaaaataattttaatatatataatattaatttaacataacCAATCagtttaaatgttaaataatattttaagtttcaatttttattgaaaatatatcggttcaaaattttaatttcataaatttaaataacaaaatatcagTTCAAtaggttaattttttaaattaaaaatatatagatatatattagtttactaaataataaaaaaaagacatctatattttaacatcataaattcaaaaacaaaatatcgatataaaactttaatcgtattttaaataataaaaattaaattattttattttgaaaaacattaaaaaaataaataaattacaattctGACGGAATTTAAAATTACACGATatattggaattctaattttaaattcaattcttaatattaaataatcaatcaaatttaagaattaaaatttaactttctaatttcaattttaataccAATTCCAAACTTACTAAACACACTCTAAAtgataatcaaacaaaaacatatcAATGATGTTGACCATAATCTTATAAATTCATATTACACATGAAAATAATTGATGTTGACAGGGGTCTATTCTCAATTGTAACAACATTtagataaacttttaaaattaaactatatataaagcttaaaagaattttaaaactaaatattattaaaaaaatcaaactaaactaaTTGGGGAAGAAGTGACTGGGGTTACTGGCAAATGTCTAGTTgctttaatattatattcttatattcacctttttgttaaaattaaccACTATGAATTAATTTGTATCACTCATGACATTTTTCTATTGCTCTTTCCAttctatttgattttaattctCCTAATTCCTTTGAGTACTGTGATCTTTTGTTGTTTATAAGCTCTTGTTGCGCCCTGTCACATTGATCTCGATCTTTCCTAAAGTATCTATTTTGATTTACATATACTTGTCTTCtagtatttttttcttattgtttATAACGTTTTCTAATGGTTGCAtgacaatattataatattcatatgacaAAACAACTTTGGTTTTCCCAAacattatcatataaatattctgGCATTCTGAAGAATCCCATTCCATGAAATTAAATGGCAAGCGATTCTGATGATCTTATTTGGTTATCACTAATCCTTGCCATAGTCTTCTTCGGTTTACTATTAGCAATCGTAAAGagtagagaaaataaatttgtcaACGACAGGCGAAAtagtaatgaaattaattttccCCCTTCTCCTTTTAAATTACCGACGCCACCGCCGCTAAAGTCAAGGGAAGTGATCGGAAACTCGTGCGAGTCGACGCAATCAGAACTCGTGTTCTTCATCGAAGAGGGGAAGAGGTTTGGATTGGACGATCTTTTGGAGGCAACGGCGGACTTGAAGAGCCAGACATTGTGTAGCAGTCTTTATAAGGTGAATCTTGAGAAGAATGGTTCGGTTTTCGCGGTTAAGAGGCTGAAGAAACTGCAGGTTTCTATAGAGGAATTTGATCGAACAATGAAGGAGATTGGCAATTTGAAGCATCCTAACCTTCTTCCTCTTGTGGGTTTTAATAATTCTACCATGGAAGAAAAGCTTCTTATTTATTGGTACCAAAGCAATGGAAGCTTACTAAACCTACTAGAGGGTAAGGAATTGATTGGTTCTTTATTGAATTCTAATAAATTAACTTCTCATCATTTACtcaaatcaatatatttttgatttttttcttcaaacaaCTCCTAAGTCACTTTTCTCAATTTACTTCATTGTAGATTTTGTTGATATTTGAGTCGAGTAGTCCTATAgattaataaaatttcttttatcttttcaaaagaaacaaattatgtTGTTTCCATATGTTTTTTTGGGTGAATgcttaatttgtattaattttccATATATGTTAatggattttcttatttaaaaaatatgaattaggGTAATCATTTTGACAAAATCTACTAATTTAGGAAAAAATGTTTATGTCTTGCAACAGATAATGCAGATGAAAAGAGGGAGTTCCCATGGAAATATAGGGTTTCCATAGCACATGGAATTGCAAGAGGATTGAATTTCATACACCAAAACGACTCGATCACCAATGCCCTTGGAAACCTTAAGCCTTCAAATATTCTACTAAACGAAAACTATGAGCCACTAATAAGTGAGGTTGGCTACATAAAATTCATGAACAAGAAGAGTATATGTTTCCTCCCCACAAGCGGCTATATGGCCCCGGAGAAAGCCCTATCAAAACAAGGCGACGTTTATAGCTTTGGCGTCATATTATTGGAATTGCTAACGGGAAAGGTGGTGGAAAAGACAGGACTAGACCTACCAAAATGGGTGAAATCCATGGTTAAagaagaatggacggctgaggTTTTCGACAAGAGATTGGGGAAGGTTGGAATTTATGCGTATCCATTGCTCAACATCGCTTTGAAATGTGTGGCGCATTTCGCTGAGAATAGACCGGGAATAAGGGAGGTGATCGCAAAGATAGAGGAAATTGACAACAAACCGGAAGATCCACCACCTTACTTTTCAcctataaatttatattttgaagatgCGGAGCAAGACAAAATTGGATAATTAAATATCATGTAATTAACCACTTGaagcttattttattttattgcctttcttttacattttgtttagagttttattttgtttataaacaaTTTAGAGCTGATTtgatttagttaattatttttaaaaaaaatagttgtttAGAAATGCCTGgataaaagaaaatagattATTTGGTAGAGAAAATAAATGTTGGTATTTAAATGGATAATTAGATGGATTTGTTCATGAGATACCATTTATAGCGACGCATAATTTGAGCCGGTAAGaaccaaaaagaaaacattCCGACGCATATTTAGTGACGTTTAAAATTTGTGTATTTGCCGAcacattaaaactaaaatattttaaaatttcctTTTCTAATACTAGTGCCCTTAATTGATTTGTAGCATAAGTGCTACCACAAAGTAATTCCTCTCGGATATCTCTTATTCAATCTTTTCAGATAACTCGGTTACTTCTTCCCGACGggtatttcaaatatttaatattcgttctcaaaaaaaaaaatatatatttaatattttgttcttattttttatacaacTTGCAACTTTGaataaaaactgaaaacaaAGCTAAACTTCACATTAGGTAGAAAAGATGTGATCTATTTTTATCTTTGAATCATGTATGAGTTTTGGTGTTGTTTATCTTGCTAAACATTCTCGATcccgatttaaattatacatccCGACTCGTCCAAAAATATCCACAGGTACCATTATCATcctattagtttttttatacaACTTTAACTTTAATCACAAATTGATGTCTAATTATCATAATAGTCTAAATCAATTCATAGCTAACTATGGCTTGATTGAAGGGATTCggtcttatatataataaaaggtTGATCGAtacaaaattatgttatttggTTAGGTTATTTTCGAATTATCAATCACGCTAttcaaaatttaacatttttagttatttgattGAGATACGGACATTCATCTTAGATTTAATGAGATATTTTTTGTCCagtaattatttaatcatatattttacaaattttaaagaaataacttaaatttcttctttattttttttcgcGCATAGTCCATCAACTTTTTGTTTtactattttcattaaataaatgaattgaacTCTTGCAAGTTtgatataagttttttaattgattaaaaatgtatatctattatattattattttaatatcaaatcacttattttattaactaaaatattaacgAATTATCGTGTCATTCAAAATTTACCAATTTTAGTTGGTTCATTGAAAATTTTCCTTTAATATATTCTCGTATCAGACTTCAACGTATTGATAGAACATTCATATTATCCTCTTCATAATAGAATTTTGTGTCGTAAGATGTTGAGTTAAACCCGCAACGAGCAACGAGCGCAACCCTCGTTTTTAGTTGCCATCGTTGAGATTGGAACCCTATTCTTTTTTTCTATTCATAGATAGAacttctttccaacttctttgTCTCTAATATGTATATGAGTGTAAGAAATGTGGATATTTTTTATAGCATATCCCTTGAGCCTTGGTATCAATCTCTTTCATTCATTCCTTTTGCTTGCCTTCAACTTTCTTCAAATTAGCTTTATAAAACTCTTACATTCAAATTTGTAAAATGAATTCCTAATTGGAATtctaaaagatttttttttaattaattcatttatcaCCTCCCGCAACTAAAAGATCAAGAACTTCCACAACCCATGTTGTACGAATAAGTACCGAGAAACATGTGTCCATCACTCCAGCAATGGCACCGATGTTCTTAATGTTAATTGAGTCTCGAGTTCTCCAACAATGAACTTTAAACTGTTTCGTTTTAACTATGTTAATGGTTCTACATTACTGATTTCTAGAGAATCAAAGTCGATTTATCGATGAATTACggtgatattttttttgtccAATAATTATTTAGCGTTAGATATTTTACTAATCTTAAAAAACAAACTTAAATTTCTTCTTTGATTTTTGTTCGCAAATAGTCTAATAATCTTTTAAACTGTTTTcgacaaataaataaaataaactcttcGTGGTTTGATCTAGGTTTTTTTATTgcttaaaagtatatatttattatattattattattttaaccatCAAATTACTTTATTACCTAAATTATTAAAGAATTATTGCATCActcaaaatttaacatttttagttagttgattgaaaatttttctTTATAGGACTCTCGTAATAGACTTCAACGTATTGATAGAACATTCATATTGCCAATTTCGTGTTGTAAATTTCGTGTCGTAAGGTGTTGGGTTAAGTCCCACAAGGATGAC from Impatiens glandulifera chromosome 5, dImpGla2.1, whole genome shotgun sequence includes:
- the LOC124939549 gene encoding probable serine/threonine-protein kinase WNK11, which encodes MPIALCGGGGGGGGDLDVDDKDSEAFVELDPTGRYGRYDELLGLGAVKKVYRAFDQEEGIEVAWNQVKLGHFSRDQPTIDRLYSEVVLLRNLKHDNIITLYNVWKDMSKNTFNFITEICTSGNLREYRKKHKHVSLKALKKWSKQILKGLNYLHSDEPCIIHRDINCSNIFINGNIGQVKIGDLGLAAIVDESHRAHTLLGTPEFMAPELYDESYNELVDIYSFGMCVLEMVTLEVPYSECDSIAKIYKKVTSGVRPRAMDKVWDSEAKAFIERCLAQPMVRPSAADLLKDSFFDEIRSDDDDDDDN
- the LOC124939550 gene encoding leucine-rich repeat receptor-like protein kinase PXC1 gives rise to the protein MASDSDDLIWLSLILAIVFFGLLLAIVKSRENKFVNDRRNSNEINFPPSPFKLPTPPPLKSREVIGNSCESTQSELVFFIEEGKRFGLDDLLEATADLKSQTLCSSLYKVNLEKNGSVFAVKRLKKLQVSIEEFDRTMKEIGNLKHPNLLPLVGFNNSTMEEKLLIYWYQSNGSLLNLLEDNADEKREFPWKYRVSIAHGIARGLNFIHQNDSITNALGNLKPSNILLNENYEPLISEVGYIKFMNKKSICFLPTSGYMAPEKALSKQGDVYSFGVILLELLTGKVVEKTGLDLPKWVKSMVKEEWTAEVFDKRLGKVGIYAYPLLNIALKCVAHFAENRPGIREVIAKIEEIDNKPEDPPPYFSPINLYFEDAEQDKIG